A stretch of Besnoitia besnoiti strain Bb-Ger1 chromosome V, whole genome shotgun sequence DNA encodes these proteins:
- a CDS encoding WD domain, G-beta repeat-containing protein (encoded by transcript BESB_059300) yields the protein MPEFFASLPDQEEGKGPVRPERSSYPSKKKLHFPFQHRGTIRPHDAAVNFLCFSRDNNYLLAASSDKTVSLSNPHTGCHVATFRAGPTGGHDCVVTCVSSGFGNRSFLSTGSDGRAFLWDVESQQVTKTLPRHRAPLLSFARRRQRATASRTSGGTAAAASAAGSGLPTQTSRAATQPAASFFSHVVVLAGDDRVIRVYDIRMNNRHACVQEMHDAKDSVTGLLSTGDSLLACSADGCVYEYDIRQGRLYTDEVFQPITSFCLSRDGQSLLLSCSDGLLRLQERTTGEIVLGLSGHTHREQYRLEALFTLLDMSAAHSGGAHEQRTDAGGGRHVGASSRLGRPGVPLGADSDWDDLDACLGLTPRDDGRMPDYRMCVLSGSEDGALVGWDLQQAALAGVECPEAAAEWMVIRQQIHGDEEDAEEQGASRKKQGKCGAALSPYRGRARLPRYRSFGWPNKALAKTLNPSAMCS from the exons ATGCCTGAGTTTTTTGCTTCATTACCTGACCAAGAGGAGGGAAAAGGTCCCGTGAGGCCAGAGAGGTCGTCCTATCCGAGTAAAAAGAAGCTGCATTTTCCCTTTCAGCACCGCGGCACAATCAGACCTCATGACGCGGCTGTGAACTTCCTCTGCTTTTCGCGCGACAACAACTACCTCCTTGCGGCCTCATCCGACAAAACTGTTTCCCTCTCCAATCCGCACACTGGATGCCATGTAGCGACCTTCAGAG CGGGTCCCACGGGCGGCCACGACTGCGTGGTGACGTGCGTCAGCAGTGGCTTCGGAAACAGGTCTTTCCTGTCCACTGGCTCAGACGGCCGGGCGTTTCTGTGGGACGTCGAGTCCCAGCAGGTGACCAAGACGCTGCCTAGACATCGAG CTCCGCTCTTGTCTTTTGCTAGACGGCGTCAACGAGCGACCGCCTCGCGCACCTCGGGGGGaacagcggccgcggcgagtgcTGCGGGCTCGGGGCTGCCCACGCAGACCAGCCGTGCAGCGACTcagccggcggcgtcgtttttctctcATGTCGTGGTTCTCGCGGGCGATGATCGCGTCATCCGCGTCTACGACATTCGCATGAACAACCGGCACGCGTGCGTCCAGGAGATGCACGATGCCAAAGACTCAGTGACGGG GCTGCTCAGCACAGGAGACAGTTTGCTGGCGTGCAGCGCCGACGGATGTGTGTACGAATACGACATTCGCCAGGGGCGGCTCTACACGGACGAGGTCTTCCAACCGATCACGAG CTTTTGCCTGTCCCGCGACGGCCAGAGCCTTCTGCTGTCGTGCAGCGACGgcctgcttcgcctgcaggagcGGACGACGGGTGAGATTGTGTTGGGGTTGAGCGGGCATACGCATCGCGAACAGTAccgcctggaggcgctgtTCACGCTGTTGGATATGTCGGCTGCGCACAGCGGGGGCGCGCACGAGCAGAGAACGGACGCGGGTGGCGGCCGTCATgtcggcgcgtcctccaggCTGGGTAGACCTGGCGTGCCCCTGGGGGCCGACAGCGACTGGGACGACCTTGACGCATGCCTAGGGCtcacgccgcgcgacgacggccgcaTGCCGGATTATCGCATGTGCGTTTTGAGCGGAAGTGAAGACGGGGCTCTCGTAGGGTGGGACCTccagcaggccgcgctcgcgggcgtcgagtgccccgaagcggcggcggagtggATGGTCATTCGCCAACAGATACACggtgacgaagaagacgccgaggagcaAGGCGCTTCGCGGAAAAAACAGGGAAAATGTGGCGCTGCTCTGTCTCCTTATCGAGGAAGAGCAAGGCTGCCTCGTTACCGGAGCTTCGGATGGCCGAATAAAGCTCTGGCAAAAACGCTGAACCCTTCAGCCATGTGCAGTTAG
- a CDS encoding transmembrane amino acid transporter protein (encoded by transcript BESB_059310): protein MSSSAVKLGGGEAECQSPGPRGTAQLQSNLAVDREFRGNELPCLSASTVTAFVSMSGPAMSWWALFQYGGRRKADASYELAGTSGSTNGGDVEVGACKTQPEVESAGGVTMSGKSASYESLDPLRIPDTSNRRGRGADESTCLESGSILDSLSHTIPEKKKSGFWWTGVIILKSFIGGGFLFLPHVFMRGGLILSFITFFLGFAMALYCMILLVRCCKPGLVECYEDIAELTYGPWGGRAVEVCIVASQLSFSTVNMVVVAGNLRDVIWTASDCDPNFEIPTRVLLWAGALIYVPLCLLTRMRQLAPVALVANIGTGVGIIMLLAAVGVELGSKKEIAQVTFCDWQSFPLVLGTVIYMWEGTGLVLPIRHNAKRHVQEHFSQVLSVCLGALLVTYSSYVLFTNFTFGTLLEAVILSNLPANGLGLTVQAIFALAVMATVPLMMFPASEIVESRVLSRFQCSTPPSAAVASSALRTCLVILTLAVATGGLHQIDNFVALIGGVCGAPLTFVFPTLLYLKLFPDEPILWRVFHYAIVVGGVGVQVFSLYWAIKSWSGTEEFVARCTA, encoded by the exons ATGTCTTCATCTGCCGTAAaactcggcggcggcgaagcggagtGTCAGTCTCCCGGACCACGCGGGACAGCCCAGCTGCAGAGTAATCTGGCGGTCGACAGGGAATTTCGTGGCAACGAGTTACCATGTCTATCTGCGTCCACCGTGACAGCCTTCGTCAGCATGTCTGGTCCGGCGATGTCATGGTGGGCGTTGTTCCAGTATGGGGGACGACGCAAGGCGGATGCTTCGTACGAACTCGCGGGTACCTCTGGCTCGACGAACGGAGGTGACGTGGAAGTGGGGGCGTGCAAGACACAGCCGGAAGTTGAATCAGCTGGAGGCGTGACAATGAGTGGAAAATCAGCGTCATACGAGAGCCTTGATCCCCTCCGCATACCTGACACGTCGAATCGTCGCGGTCgtggcgcagacgagagcaCCTGCTTGGAGTCGGGATCAATTCTAGACA GCCTGTCGCACACGATaccggagaagaagaagtcgGGGTTTTGGTGGACAGGGGTTATCATTTTGAAGTCGTTCATAGGCGGCGGCTTCCTGTTTCTCCCTCACGTTTTTATGCGAGGAGGCCTCATCCTGTCTTTCATCACCTTTTTCCTGGGCTTCGCGATGGCTCTTTACTGTATGATTCTTCTCGTTCGGTGCTGCAAGCCAGGCCTCGTTGAATGCTATGAAGATATTGCGGAGCTGACGTACGGCCCCTGGGGAGGTCGCGCAGTGGAGGTTTGTATCGTCGCTTCTCAGTTGTCTTTTTCGACCGTGAATATGGTTGTGGTAGCAGGGAATCTACGAGATGTGATCTGGACAGCGAGCGACTGTGATCCAAACTTTGAAATCCCGACACGCGTACTCCTTTGGGCAGGAGCACTTATATACGTACCGCTGTGCCTTCTAACACGCATGAGGCAGCTTGCCCCCGTCGCACTGGTTGCTAATATTGGAACAGGAGTGGGGATAATTatgctgctcgccgccgtcggcgtggAGCTCGGCTCCAAAAAGGAAATTGCGCAGGTGACATTCTGCGACTGGCAGAGCTTTCCGCTCGTGCTTGGCACGGTAATCTACATGTGGGAAG GTACTGGCCTCGTGCTTCCTATCCGGCACAACGCGAAGAGGCATGTACAGGAGCATTTTTCTCAG GTTCTGTCAGTGTGCTTGGGAGCTCTCCTGGTGACCTATTCAAGCTACGTCCTCTTCACGAATTTCACATTTGGCACGCTTTTAGAAGCAGTCATCCTCTCCAATCTACCAGCCAATGGCCTTGGTCTCACTGTCCAG GCTATCTTTGCTCTTGCTGTCATGGCTACAGTGCCGCTGATGATGTTCCCAGCCTCCGAGATTGTGGAGAGCAGggttctctctcgctttcaGTGCTCCACTCCGCCGTCCGCAGCAGTTGCGTCCAGCGCCCTGAGGACATGCCTG GTGATTCTGACGTTGGCGGTGGCGACAGGAGGGTTACATCAAATTGATAACTTCGTTGCTCTTATTGGCGGAGTTTGTGGGGCCCCTTTGACCTTTGTTTTCCCGACCCTCCTTTATCTAAAGCTGTTTCCTGATGAACCGATACTATGGCGAGTTTTCCACTATGCCATTGTCGTCGGGGGCGTGGGGGTGCAGGTCTTTTCCCTCTACTGGGCGATCAAGTCTTGGAGCGGTACTGAGGAGTTCGTAGCGCGCTGTACAGCAtag
- a CDS encoding 4-hydroxy-3-methylbut-2-enyl diphosphate reductase (encoded by transcript BESB_059320) codes for MKAFTKQTATSLRAPALEQAPAQTQETLLSESASPRRRVQDAEGPSRRVRAEVASESPRSISVASLERCQPSEVVSGCFSPSLSPSSSLRLPAAASGSRGALAAACVRSAPRPRPVHLSLFGFSSFMILFCLSAHAMRVVLHGDAIVPSFSKGGPSAPFVLDRPSVSRSLSPSSPSSSSASPPTSVPAASVYFLAASNASVSAPSAAHAPSSVRSPFCTLGSDPADAAPSARGRWRGSREAALHTSPLCFAVAPSTSLAADDSEQRLSPPRLSSASPAVGLSSPSPAAPRGSLETRLSAASPPAAPEALASSPDAGSQQRAGIELLLSKPRGFCAGVSRAIGIVEEALRIWGPPVYVKHSIVHNEVVCDAMRKKGAVFVEEISEIPPGAVAVFSAHGVSPAVRAEAEARGLRVVDATCPLVTKVHVYVKQKAEQGYHIVLIGHKNHVEVIGTKGEAPGAVTVVESVADVEELSFPPTQKLFYATQTTLSLDDCAAIRKALVEKYPHIESIPSGSICYATTNRQTALQRLAPETDLTIVVGSEASSNANRLVETAKNRGTEAYLVNDPSAIDPRWLENVSRVSLTSSASTPETTTAAIVERLRKLGVSVVSEREEILERVPMWKFPKNLQEAAKKKLEEENQKTDQEAPVCSDV; via the exons ATGAAAGCTTTCACCAAGCAGACAGCGACGAGTCtacgcgcgcccgccctAGAGCAGGCGCCCGCACAAACGCAGGAGACGTTGCTTTCTGAGTCTGCCTCACCTCGAAGGCGTGTGCAAGATGCAGAAGGGCCCTCCCGTCGTGTGCGCGCGGAGGTGGCCTCGGAGTCTCCGCGATCGATTTCGGTGGCTTCTCTAGAACGCTGTCAGCCGTCCGAAGTAGTCAGTGgctgtttttctccttctctttctccttcctcgtctcttcgtctccccgcggctgcctcgggTTCACGCGgtgccctcgccgcagcctgcgtcCGTTCAGCTCCTCGACCTCGTCCGGTTCATCTCTCTCTGTTCGGCTTCTCCTCTTTCATGATCCTGTTTTGCCTCTCCGCTCACGCGATGCGAGTGGTGCTTCACGGCGACGCCATCGTTCCGTCCTTCTCGAAGGGCgggccctctgcgccgttcGTTCTTGACCGACCGAGTGTATCgcggtcgctgtcgccttcttcgccgtcgtcgtcgtccgcctctccccccaCGTCTgtgcctgcggcgtctgtctATTTCTTGGCGGCCTCGAATGCGTCCGTgtccgcgccttccgccgcgcatgcgccttctTCAGTGCGGTCGCCCTTCTGCACCTTGGGGTCGGaccccgcggacgcggctcCAAGCGCCAGGGGCAGGTGGAGGGGCAgccgggaggcggcgctgcacacGTCGCCTCTGTgcttcgcggtcgcgccctctacatcgctcgccgccgacgactCTGAACAGCGtctttcgccgccgcgtctgtcttccgcgtcgccagctgtcgggctctcctctccgtcgccagctgcgcctcggggTTCCCTCGAAACCCGTCTgtccgcagcgtcgcctcctgcggcgcctgaggccCTGGCGTCTTCTCCGGATGCGGgcagccagcagcgcgcggggaTTGAACTGCTGCTGTCGAAgcctcgcggcttctgcgccggcgtctcgcgcgccatCGGCATCGTCGAGGAAGCGCTGCGCATATGGGGCCCGCCTGTGTATGTGAAGCATAGCATCGTCCACAACGAGGTCGTCTGCGACGCGATGCGA AAAAAAGGAGCTGTCTTCGTTGAGGAGATCTCGGAAATCCCTCCGGGAgccgtcgctgtcttctccgctCACGGCGTCTCTCCTGCGGTCCgagcggaggccgaggcccgcgggctCCGAGTCGTCGACGCGACGTGCCCGCTGGTAACCAAAGTCCACGTCTACGTCAAGCAAAAGGCAGAGCAGGGCTACCACATTGTTTTGATTGGTCATAAAAACCATG TTGAGGTCATTGGCACcaaaggcgaggcgccaggcgccgtcACTGTCGTGGAGAGCGTGGCGGACGTCGAGGAGTTGTCCTTTccgccgacgcagaagcTGTTTTATGcaacgcagacgacgctCAGCCTCGACGATTGCGCCGCGATCCGGAAAGCCCTCGTGGAGAAGTACCCGCACATTGAGTCGATTCCGAGTGGCTCCATCTGCTACGCGACGACCAACCGCCAGAccgcgctccagcgcctcgcgccagAGACCGACCTCACAATCGTCGTCGGAAGCGAGGCGTCCTCAAACGCAAATCGTCTCGTCGAAACTGCGAAAAACCGCGGAACTGA GGCTTACTTGGTGAACGATCCGAGCGCCATCGACCCCCGGTGGCTTGAGAACGTCTCACGCGTGTCGCTCACTTCATCGGCGTCGACCCCAGAAACAACGACTGCCGCAATTGTCGAGCGCCTCCGGAAGCTTGGTGTCTCGGTTGTGTCGGAGCGCGAGGAAATTCTCGAGAGGGTGCCGATGTGGAAATTTCCAAA GAACTTGCaagaagcagcgaagaagaaactTGAAGAGGAAAACCAGAAGACAGACCAAGAAGCGCCCGTCTGCAGTGATGTTTAG
- a CDS encoding hypothetical protein (encoded by transcript BESB_059330), with the protein MHALKPEVTWLLSLRRGGTRLRAADAPLLALLRRAYLCLLSALLAAKAILGLEYPPSLAVPVSPSFFAPPSTSFSLIPSGGPGGDVSEEASSLAGRLSFQGAAGSLAHLHSSALLASSSSSPSSSLSSSSPAVSFAGLHVPSAASSSNVLPLVEFASGARSPPPPSASSSVSSPLPASSSSFEGGASRRLAAPSDGPATLRDSGDKNATSELPPSDSQLDIGAALVSRGANAEANALSQDLAPSPPSPSVPSTSSSSESTAAAGSVVASAEKAEADVREAFLGNSGDDRPEFVEGTRCDETASESCRETDAFREEKTRPTEGTGPAGRAEFPPDANEAGAAVTDRREQAADTRPAIGKEEGERPDAQEGRESPAAKRDGVEERVKQVEISETRIGAGNAGEKNALEETPPYAGWRRENDDNPEESRAGRTKLWSYSAGEVRRGEGGGANVTGARISDVPGEGKMAAQPEDFEAEEETAAGPRRNLVEGNDEETEAQGRGEQDTRRDGLRSASVIEALDDLQIVETMKQERTHAGAEPASREQKAGDKKKKTRTFKGESGDSSRSLLGFFGLSEKGLSSLVPSFLSSLFAFSLPPHPFLAWLLYVHPDSRHHAAVATTTSGKEALLEEEEEVVLSGDAAEDDNEMLSRKGRGRDAFVPQGEGLAQLHPRDGQEAPRAEAGAARGGSGVEAAGTGDFVSLQEGRGSETRSSIPPWGLHFAETFEGEMICFQWNVFNGAFSLALAYICSPLYRHAGFAGPSHASPSHGFAPSAGLAPLSSASSPSPPSLCLAGRAACPPSSSPLSRLGYGISVAFSWLLQRVFRAGECGWSQLLKRVFAIHYAPSLPPSLLPLSSLSSYYFDHPSAHQTFSGEGNRMLGGDAASASASADGFSSSFHPSSGSGAGGARPSSFFAHGESFSSSFSSSSSLHRGVSASQSFPVSTFASFETVPATHSHDFFPSVHEGGPSPIEAGLVSVGGGRRGSRGERGKGRGREFLSAFAGAGGPGGAGNEGVGSLPLRSTWRFACLSAQALQSSSAVLQSFGCTYTSPASTTVGWMLATLSMASSFLHPMLSLFSNCISAAYDVYALVW; encoded by the coding sequence ATGCATGCGCTGAAGCCCGAGGTAACTTggctcctctccctccgtcGGGGTGGTACACGCCTTCGTGCCGCTgacgcgccgctcctcgccctcctgcgccgcgcttacctttgtctcctctctgcgcttctcgcggcgaaggcgatcCTGGGGCTGGAGTATCCGCCCTCCCTTGCGGTGCCTGTGTCTCCTTCGTTCTTTGCTCCGCCTTCgacttctttctctctgatTCCCTCCGGCGGTCCGGGGGGCGACGTGAGTGAGGAAGCGTCCTCGCTGGCCGGTCGACTGTCTTTCCAAGGAGCTGCTGGCTCCTTGGCCCACCTTCATTCCTccgctcttctcgcctcatcgtcgtcgtcgccctcatCGTCcttgtcgtcgtcttcccctgctgtctccttcgcagGGCTCCACGTCCCTTcggccgcgtcttcgtcAAACGTTCTGCCTTTGGTGGAGTTTGCCTCTGGGGCTCGatcccctccgcctccgtctgcctcttcatccgtctcctctcctttgcctgcttcctcctcttcttttgaaggcggcgcctcgcgtcgactcgctgcgccgtcggATGGGCCTGCGACGCTTCGCGACTCAGGAGACAAGAACGCAACCTCTGAGCTGCCTCCGTCTGACTCCCAGCTGGACATCGGGGCTGCGCTTGTCTCACGAGGcgccaacgcagaggcgaatgCATTGTCTCAGGATTTagctccctcgccgccgtcgccttcagTGCCTTCGACCTCCTCTTCCTCAGagtcgacggcggccgcaggctcTGTGGTGGCAAGtgccgagaaggcggaagcaGACGTGCGCGAGGCTTTTTTGGGGAACTCCGGAGATGATAGACCCGAATTTGTAGAGGGCACGCGATGCGACGAGACGGCATCGGAGAGCTgccgagagacagacgcattccgcgaggagaagacgcgcccgACGGAGGGGACAGGGCCCGCGGGAAGAGCCGAATTTCCGCCGGACGCCAAcgaggccggcgctgcgGTGACTGACCGCAGAGAACAGGCAGCAGATACGCGACCAGCTATCgggaaggaggaaggcgaaagaCCGGACGCGCAGGAAGGACGCGAGAGTCCTGCAGCGAAGCGGGATGGTGTGGAGGAGCGAGTCAAGCAAGTAGAGATTTCAGAAACGCGGATCGGAGCGGGAAATGCTGGGGAGAAAAACGCTCTCGAGGAGACGCCACCATACGCAGGATGGCGCCGCGAGAATGACGACAATCCGGAAGAGTCACGCGCCGGGAGGACGAAACTGTGGAGCTACTCAGCAGGTGAGGTTCGTCGGGGGGAAGGCGGAGGGGCGAACGTGACCGGAGCTCGCATCTCGGATGTCCCTGGAGAAGGCAAGATGGCGGCGCAACCTGAAGACTTCGAAGCTGAGGAGGAGACTGCAGCAGGGCCCCGAAGAAACCTCGTTGAGGGAAACGACGAGGAGACTGAGGCGCAGGGCAGGGGCGAGCAAGAcacgaggagagacggcCTGAGATCAGCCTCGGTCATCGAAGCTCTTGACGACTTGCAGATAGTTGAGACCATGAAACAGGAGAGGACGCAtgcgggcgcggagccggCTAGCCGTGAACAGAAGGCAGGggacaagaagaagaagacgcggacgttcaagggagagagcggggACAGCAGCAGGTCTCTGTTGGGTTTCTTCGGGCTGAGTGAGAAAGGTTTGTCGAGCTTGGTTCcttcctttctctcgtcgctctttgcgttttctctccctccgcatCCCTTCCTCGCGTGGCTTCTGTACGTGCACCCCGACAGCAGGCACCACGCCGCGGTTGCCACGACCACGTCTGGCAAGGAGGCGCttttggaagaagaggaggaggtcgTGCTCTCTGGCGATGCCGCTGAAGATGATAATGAAATGCTGTCTCGAAAGGGCCGCGGACGGGACGCCTTTGTCCCGCAGGGCGAAgggctcgcgcagcttcacCCGCGAGACGGCCAGGAGGCTccacgcgcggaggcgggcgcggctcgaggcggcTCAGGagtcgaggcggcggggacgGGAGATTTCGTGAGCCTGCAAGAGGGGCGAGGGAGCGAGACGAGGAGCAGCATCCCACCTTGGGGCCTCCATTTTGCGGAGACGTTTGAAGGCGAAATGATTTGTTTCCAGTGGAACGTCTTCAACGGCGCTTTTTCGCTGGCACTTGCCTATATCTGCTCGCCTCTCTACCGTCACGCAGGCTTTGCAGGCCCGTCCCACGCGAGCCCTAGCCACGGattcgcgccttccgcgggactcgcgccgctctcttctgcctcttccccctcgccgccgtctctgtgcctcgcgggacgcgcggcgtgtccgccttcgtcttcgccgctttCTCGTCTGGGCTACGGCATATCGGTGGCGTTCTCCTGGCTTCTCCAGCGCGTGTTCCGCGCGGGCGAATGCGGCTGGTCGCAGCTTCTCAAGCGCGTGTTTGCAATCCACtacgcgccctcgctgccccCTTCGTtgcttccgctctcttccCTGTCTTCGTACTACTTCGATCACCCCAGCGCACATCAGACCTTTTCCGGCGAAGGAAACAGGATGCTCGGAGGCGATGCGGCGAGtgcgtccgcgtcggctgACGGattctcgtcttcgtttcACCCGTCTTCTGGAAGTGGCGCCGGGGGCGCACGCCCGTCAAGCTTCTTCGCACATGGCGAgtcgttctcttcttcgttttcttcttcttcgtctctgcatAGAGGCGTGAGCGCCTCACAAAGTTTTCCGGTTTCTACTTTCGCTTCGTTTGAAACCGTTCCTGCTACCCACAGCCACGACTTCTTCCCGTCTGTTCACGAGGGCGGGCCGTCGCCGATAGAGGCCGGCCTGGTCTCGGtaggcggaggcaggcgagggtcgcgcggagagcgagggaaaggcagaggccgcgaatTCTTGTCGGCGTTCGCGGGGGCAGGAGGACCGGGAGGTGCCGGAAACGAAGGCGTAGGAAGCCTGCCGCTCAGGTCAACGTGGCGATTCGCCTGTCTTTCCGCTCAGGCACTGCAGTCCTCGTCAGCCGTCTTACAGTCTTTCGGATGTACGTAtacgtcgcctgcctcgacgACCGTTGGATGGATGCTCGCCACCCTGAGCATGGCGAGTTCTTTCCTGCATCCGatgctctctctcttcagcaACTGCATCTCTGCAGCGTACGACGTGTACGCACTAGTCTGGTGA
- a CDS encoding hypothetical protein (encoded by transcript BESB_059340), with product MSTAPAAVFRRFSALVSLHLLYVSCHTAFPSSWLQLMAVAHPCSTPACHLAFRVSAAQGSSSPIFACAALAFLAGQRCPSCFTLRTLSGEKPWRTARTCKQLPLRTFVDCSPAFAVSRLVLPWHGAGALSARRPEHTGRRLSVAHRFALPAVSTLSSAVYSPLSRPTSFSVRPSPRRLLGVSATPARRIWSSQRATSQIRAGTAPAWQASFLPATRDGGTKTVFDERKDAALAAIAPREPSPESRYTTQEDTRMVPLSLPPASFRPPRPRLASSRTGERDEDRRGDDNAGNGEEGRAGAADRLGRPTGHRRDKSRKGSVDEEIRPLLDTINRLKNFYTASSCAGRVLLVGTPARSHASPEQPTPLSLSAASSARLPSCSPSGSASLSQAASPAAPRAPASSSATDAAQQEPPGASQKTGDEPAEGQLGEDGRRKKHSFVFLLNHHQTVDARRLLHAIVACPIPCDEIWLKVESPILHICCRSLADALNLMRVARAYTHRAVLLHASSLSPVSPESAETRSGASAAECAPTNAAFSSAASPCHGEQSEEQEALRLPDARRESGFEERDGSAEPRTAAGDTRKRETHEADASRRRGRATKDEERGRDNGRYIVELSNGGRVAMPVLLDSATWIAPLPSPFKERAMARHSAVDCGGNAGDACVCISSPEAEVRGGRGADQSVTQSQARENLDSVDTRAAEDEHVATGQARSGESPAVGAPSRGRPQSAASSHAAAQAGSGTRASLEGADRERSRGDRGDETGKEAQEDTVWERWEALAARCNKALEESRSRFFQLEKELNEMAERNSG from the exons ATGTCGACCGCTCCGGCTGCAGTTTTTCGTCGCTTCTCCGCTCTAGTCTCTCTGCATCTACTCTACGTCTCATGCCACACcgcttttccttcttcctggCTGCAACTCATGGCGGTGGCTCATCCGTGTTCAACGCCCGCCTGTCACCTTGCTTtccgtgtctctgcagcacaGGGCTCCTCATCGCCGAtcttcgcgtgcgcggctctgGCGTTCCTCGCAGGGCAGCGGTGTCCCTCCTGTTTTACCTTGCGGACCCTCTCAGGTGAAAAGCCCTGGAGAACCGCGCGGACGTGCAAACAACTGCCGCTGCGCACGTTTGTTGACTGCTCtcctgccttcgccgtctctcgtCTTGTTTTGCCATGGCATGGCGCCGGggctctctccgcgcgaagGCCTGAGCATACGGGACGCCGCCTCAGTGTGGCTCATCGTTTCGCGCTTCCCGCCGTGTCCACTCTCTCTTCCGCTGTCTACTCTCCGTTGTCGCGCCCGACTTCCTTTTCTGTCCgtccgtctccgcgtcgtctcctcggcgtctccgcaacgcctgcgcgccgcatcTGGTCTTCGCAGCGAGCCACGAGCCAAATACGCGCGGGGACGGCACCCGCGTGGCAGGCTTCGTTTCtcccggcgacgcgcgatgGCGGGACAAAGACTGTGTTCGATGAACGCAAAGatgcggcgctggcggcg ATTGCTCCGCGCGAGCCTTCCCCCGAGAGTCGCTATACTACACAAGAGGATACCCGCATggttcctctctcgcttcctccagCCTCGTtcaggcctccgcggcctcgattGGCTTCGTCGCGCACTG gcgagcgagacgaagatCGGCGTGGCGATGATAACGCCGGaaacggagaggaaggccgcgcgggcgcagcggatAGACTGGGGCGCCCAACGGGGCACCGGCGAGACAAGTCGAGGAAGGGGAGCGTCGACGAGGAGATTCGGCCTTTGCTGGACACTATCAACCGTTTGAAAAACTTTTACacagccagcagctgcgcggggcGCGTCCTCCTGGTTGGCACCCCGGCGCGAAGCCACGCGTCGCCTGAACAGCCgacgccgctgtctctgtcggcTGCAAGTTCGGCGCGCTTGCCCTCGTGTTCGCCTTCAgggtctgcgtcgctctcgcaggctgcctctcctgcggcgcctcgcgcgcctgcctcttcctcaGCCACtgacgcagcgcagcaggagcCTCCCGGGGCGTCGCAGAAGACGGGAGACGAGCCTGCGGAAGGGCAGCTCGGCGAagacggaagaagaaaaaagcactctttcgtctttcttctgAACCATCACCAGACCGTagacgcccgccgcctcctccacgccaTCGTGGCGTGCCCGATTCCGTGCGACGAAATCTG GCTGAAAGTGGAGTCCCCAATTCTCCACATTTGCTGCCGATCTCTGGCGGATGCACTGAACCTcatgcgcgtcgctcggGCGTATACACACCGTGCGGTTCTGCTGCAcgcttcgtcgctctcgccggtTTCCCCGGAATCTGCTGAGACTCGTTCTGGCGCCTCGGCTGCCGAGTGCGCCCCGACGAATGCCGCTTTCTCAAGTGCTGCGTCTCCGTGTCATGGAGAGCAGAGCGAAGAacaggaggcgctgcgactCCCTgacgcgagacgcgagagcggctTCGAGGAACGCGACGGCAGTGCAGAGCCGCGcacggccgcaggcgacacgcgtaagagagagacacacgaagcagacgcatcacggcgccgggggcgcgcgacgaaggacgaggagagaggacgcgacaACGGCAGATACATCGTCGAGCTGAGTAatggcggccgcgtcgctaTGCCCGTTCTCCTTGATTCCGCGACATGGATTGCGCCTCTGCCCTCGCCTTTCAAAGAGCGAGCAATGGCGCGGCATTCAGCTGTCGACTGCGGAGGAAACGCGGGggacgcatgcgtgtgcatcTCGAGCCCAGAGGCCGAAGTGCGTGGCGGACGTGGCGCCGACCAGAGTGTGACGCAGTCGCAGGCTCGTGAGAATTTGGACAGCGTAGACACGAGGGCTGCCGAGGATGAGCATGTAGCAACGGGACAGGCCCGCTCGGGTGAATCGCCGGCGGTTGGAGCGCCCAGCAGGGGTAGGCCGCagtccgcggcgagcagccacGCCGCAGCCCAAGCAGGTAGCGGAACTCGAGCGAGCCTCGAAGGGGCAGATCGCGAACGAAGCCGAGGtgaccgcggagacgagacagGGAAGGAAGCGCAGGAAGACACTGTGTGGGAGCGGTGGGAGGCGCTTGCGGCAAGGTGCAACAAAGCGCTCGAGGAGAGCAGATCGCGCTTCTTCCAGCTAGAGAAGGAGCTGAATGAAATGGCTGAGAGAAACTCAGGCTAA